In Nitrospirota bacterium, one genomic interval encodes:
- a CDS encoding DUF2628 domain-containing protein, with the protein MKPCAQCEQQNPDDARFCSQCGALFAEEPAPSTDQPAEKPAPPILDEQQLWRSFIGQNADRYLEQFRKFTGSGEPRFTLTWHWPAFLFDPFLWFLYRKMYLYAAVYAIGPVLSAYFTGDLTVGVVWRVMAGASANYIYYWHVREHVAIIKEKASLGGRAQEQSLKDLGGVQPYVVWVGVALHILMFALLIKAYQEGPSEGTKLPPLKPVPRSRASLES; encoded by the coding sequence ATGAAACCCTGCGCACAATGCGAGCAACAGAACCCCGATGACGCGCGCTTTTGCTCGCAATGCGGTGCGTTGTTCGCGGAAGAACCGGCGCCATCGACGGACCAGCCGGCGGAGAAACCTGCTCCGCCGATCCTGGACGAGCAGCAACTCTGGCGCTCCTTCATCGGACAGAACGCCGACCGGTACCTGGAGCAGTTCCGCAAGTTCACCGGCAGCGGCGAACCGCGGTTCACCCTGACCTGGCATTGGCCGGCCTTCCTCTTCGATCCGTTCCTCTGGTTTCTCTACCGGAAGATGTACCTGTATGCGGCGGTCTACGCGATCGGCCCCGTCCTCTCGGCCTACTTCACCGGCGATCTGACGGTCGGCGTCGTCTGGCGTGTCATGGCCGGCGCGAGCGCCAACTACATCTATTACTGGCATGTGCGGGAGCATGTGGCGATCATCAAGGAGAAGGCCAGCCTGGGCGGCCGGGCGCAGGAGCAGTCGTTGAAGGACTTGGGCGGCGTCCAGCCCTACGTCGTGTGGGTCGGGGTGGCCTTGCACATCCTCATGTTCGCCCTGTTGATCAAGGCCTATCAGGAAGGACCGTCGGAGGGAACCAAGCTCCCGCCGCTGAAGCCGGTTCCACGGAGCCGCGCGTCGCTGGAATCCTGA
- the argF gene encoding ornithine carbamoyltransferase, whose amino-acid sequence MESGSVFSRRAQTGKRRGPRGLRSALSNGSGPSEGKDLLTVAAIPAAGVTRLLALAARLKTLRRRRALHQPLRGMTLGLLFEKPSTRTRVSFEAGMSQLGGQSLFLSAADIQLCRGESIADTARVLSRYLDGLVIRTYDHAIVEEWAREATIPVINGLTDLCHPCQALADLLTIKERKGRLRGIKLAYVGDGNNVANSLIEAAAQTGMAISLACPSGYEPDPRIVKEARAAAAGTGASIELVRDPLLAVKEADVLYTDVWISMGQEREQNRRVKELAPYQLNERLAKEAKPDAIVMHCLPAHRGQEITAGLLDGPQSVVLDQAENRLHMQKAILVELLSGRGAMDSGH is encoded by the coding sequence ATGGAGAGCGGGTCGGTGTTTTCACGAAGAGCACAGACAGGAAAGCGGAGGGGGCCCCGTGGGCTTCGATCGGCTCTGTCGAACGGAAGCGGGCCGTCGGAAGGCAAGGACCTGTTGACGGTGGCGGCGATCCCGGCCGCAGGCGTCACCCGCCTGCTCGCGCTGGCCGCCAGGCTCAAAACCCTGCGGCGGCGACGCGCTTTGCATCAGCCCCTGCGCGGGATGACGCTGGGCCTCCTGTTCGAGAAACCCTCCACGCGCACGCGGGTCTCCTTCGAAGCCGGGATGAGCCAGCTCGGCGGGCAATCGCTGTTTCTCTCCGCGGCGGACATCCAGCTGTGCCGCGGCGAAAGCATCGCGGATACGGCCCGCGTGCTCTCCCGCTATCTGGACGGGCTCGTGATCCGGACCTATGACCATGCGATCGTCGAGGAGTGGGCGCGCGAAGCCACCATCCCCGTCATCAACGGGCTGACGGACCTCTGCCACCCCTGCCAGGCGCTGGCGGACCTGCTGACGATCAAGGAACGGAAGGGCCGGTTGCGCGGCATCAAGCTCGCCTACGTCGGGGACGGGAATAACGTGGCCAATTCGCTGATCGAAGCCGCGGCCCAAACCGGGATGGCGATCAGCCTGGCCTGTCCGAGCGGCTACGAGCCGGATCCGCGGATCGTCAAGGAGGCGCGCGCCGCGGCCGCCGGCACCGGCGCCTCGATCGAGCTCGTCCGAGACCCCCTGCTGGCGGTCAAGGAGGCCGACGTGCTGTACACCGACGTGTGGATCAGCATGGGACAGGAACGGGAACAAAACCGGCGCGTGAAGGAGCTGGCCCCGTACCAACTCAACGAACGCCTGGCCAAAGAGGCCAAGCCGGACGCCATCGTCATGCACTGCCTGCCGGCGCACCGCGGGCAGGAGATCACGGCCGGCCTGCTCGACGGCCCCCAATCCGTCGTGCTGGACCAGGCGGAAAACCGGCTGCACATGCAGAAAGCCATTTTGGTCGAATTGCTTTCCGGGCGCGGAGCCATGGACTCGGGACACTAG
- a CDS encoding argininosuccinate synthase: MKHRKINKVVLAYSGGLDTSVILRWLLETYDCTVVAFCADLGQGEDLKAVKAKALAVGASKVYVEDLRETFVKDHVFPMLRGNAVYEGTYLLGTSIARPLIAKRQIELAHKEGADAVSHGATGKGNDQVRFELTYMALDPRVRIIAPWREWTMKSRRELIEYAEKYGIPVTATKAKPYSTDPNLFHISYEGGILEDPWAAPPDEIFQLTVSPEKAPNKPRFVEIEYKQGDPVAVDGKRMSPATLLAHLNRLGGEHGVGRVDLVENRYVGMKSRGVYETPGGTILHAAHRGLESLTLDREVLHLRDSLIPRYAELIYYGYWYAPERTMLQTAFDEAQKDVSGTVRVKLYKGSCTVVGRKSDRSLYRLDLATFEEDEAYRQKDAEGFIRLSALRLAIRAQRRTKQR; this comes from the coding sequence ATGAAGCATCGCAAGATCAACAAAGTCGTTTTGGCCTATTCTGGCGGTTTGGACACGTCCGTGATCCTCCGATGGCTGCTGGAAACCTACGACTGTACGGTCGTGGCCTTCTGCGCCGATCTGGGGCAGGGGGAAGACCTCAAAGCCGTGAAGGCCAAGGCCCTCGCAGTCGGCGCCTCGAAAGTCTACGTCGAAGACCTGCGCGAGACCTTCGTCAAAGACCATGTCTTCCCGATGCTGCGGGGCAACGCGGTCTACGAAGGCACCTATCTGTTGGGGACGTCGATCGCCAGGCCTTTGATCGCCAAGCGGCAGATCGAGCTGGCGCACAAGGAAGGGGCCGATGCGGTGTCGCACGGCGCGACCGGCAAGGGCAACGACCAGGTCCGGTTCGAGCTCACCTACATGGCCCTGGACCCGCGGGTGCGGATCATCGCCCCCTGGCGCGAATGGACGATGAAGTCGCGGCGCGAGTTGATTGAGTACGCGGAAAAATACGGGATTCCGGTCACCGCCACCAAAGCCAAGCCGTACAGTACGGACCCGAACCTGTTTCACATCAGCTACGAAGGCGGCATTCTGGAGGACCCCTGGGCGGCGCCGCCAGATGAAATCTTCCAGTTGACGGTCTCGCCGGAGAAGGCGCCGAACAAGCCCCGCTTCGTCGAGATCGAGTACAAGCAGGGGGACCCGGTGGCGGTGGACGGGAAGCGCATGAGCCCGGCCACGCTCCTGGCCCATTTGAATCGCCTGGGCGGCGAGCACGGGGTCGGACGGGTGGACTTGGTGGAGAATCGCTACGTGGGCATGAAGTCCCGCGGCGTGTACGAAACGCCGGGCGGCACGATCCTGCATGCGGCGCACCGGGGCTTGGAATCCTTGACGCTGGACCGGGAAGTCTTGCACCTGCGGGACAGCTTGATCCCCCGTTACGCCGAGCTGATCTACTACGGCTACTGGTATGCCCCGGAGCGGACGATGTTGCAGACCGCCTTCGACGAGGCGCAGAAAGACGTGAGCGGCACGGTTCGCGTGAAGCTCTACAAAGGCTCCTGCACGGTGGTGGGTCGGAAGTCGGACCGGTCGCTCTACCGGCTGGACCTGGCCACGTTCGAAGAAGACGAGGCCTATCGCCAGAAGGACGCGGAAGGATTCATCCGCCTCAGCGCCCTGCGTCTGGCGATCCGGGCCCAGCGGCGAACGAAGCAACGATAA
- a CDS encoding tRNA (adenine-N1)-methyltransferase — protein MRLLQNGERLHLVDKKGRQYALTLKAGETFQYSGETILHDDLIGKPDGSLVTLSRGKRMLALLPTLGDYVLKMPRGAQVIYPKDLAMITVWADVYPGARVFEAGTGSGALTMALLRAVGNRGAVVSYEAREDFARTAMKNIERYLGPVPNFTPRIRNVYEGIEAGDGPFDRLVLDLPEPWQVVPHAAQALRSGGVYLSYVPTVPQIMQTVEALERANVFTMIETFETLLRTWNIQGRSVRPDHRMVAHSGFITVARKVEPGLLGPGPVRAETEDEADGPQSDEENQA, from the coding sequence ATGCGATTATTGCAAAACGGCGAACGCCTGCACCTGGTGGACAAGAAGGGCCGGCAGTACGCCCTGACGCTCAAGGCCGGCGAGACCTTCCAATACAGCGGCGAGACGATCCTCCACGACGACTTGATCGGCAAGCCGGACGGGTCGTTGGTCACCCTGTCCCGGGGCAAGCGAATGCTGGCGCTCCTGCCCACGCTCGGCGACTACGTGCTCAAGATGCCGCGCGGCGCGCAGGTCATCTACCCCAAAGATCTCGCGATGATCACGGTCTGGGCCGATGTGTACCCGGGCGCCCGCGTCTTCGAAGCGGGGACCGGTTCCGGAGCCCTCACCATGGCGCTGCTGCGCGCGGTGGGAAACCGTGGTGCGGTCGTGAGCTACGAAGCGCGCGAAGATTTCGCCCGGACGGCGATGAAGAACATTGAGCGATACTTGGGACCGGTCCCCAATTTCACGCCGCGCATCCGTAATGTCTACGAAGGAATCGAGGCCGGCGACGGGCCCTTCGACCGGCTGGTGCTGGACCTGCCGGAGCCCTGGCAGGTGGTACCGCACGCGGCCCAGGCGCTCCGGTCCGGCGGGGTGTATTTGAGCTATGTCCCCACGGTGCCGCAAATCATGCAGACGGTGGAGGCGCTGGAGCGGGCCAACGTGTTTACGATGATCGAAACCTTCGAGACTCTGCTGCGGACCTGGAACATCCAGGGGCGAAGCGTGAGGCCGGACCATCGGATGGTGGCCCATTCCGGCTTCATCACGGTGGCGCGGAAAGTCGAGCCGGGACTCCTGGGGCCCGGCCCGGTCAGGGCCGAAACGGAGGACGAAGCCGATGGGCCCCAGTCCGACGAGGAGAACCAGGCATGA
- a CDS encoding shikimate kinase yields MNIVLIGYRGTGKSSVGRLLAERLGRRVISTDAEVVRRAGLPIPEIVRQSGWEHFRDLESDVCRDLAGQDGLIIDTGGGAVLRPQNVARLKTHGTLVWLTAEVATIVARIGGDNQRPSLTGTKSFTEEVEEVLRERKPIYEAAADHVVGTDGRSPTDIADAILARL; encoded by the coding sequence ATGAATATCGTTCTGATCGGCTACCGTGGCACCGGCAAAAGCAGCGTGGGGAGGCTCCTGGCGGAACGATTGGGCCGGCGGGTGATCTCCACCGACGCGGAAGTGGTCCGGCGGGCCGGTCTGCCCATCCCTGAAATCGTCAGGCAGTCGGGCTGGGAACATTTCCGGGACCTGGAGTCGGACGTCTGCAGGGACTTGGCCGGCCAGGACGGGTTGATCATCGACACCGGCGGGGGCGCCGTCTTGAGACCGCAGAATGTGGCCCGGCTCAAAACCCATGGGACGCTCGTCTGGCTGACGGCCGAGGTGGCGACGATCGTCGCGCGCATCGGCGGGGATAATCAGCGCCCGTCGCTGACCGGCACCAAGTCCTTCACCGAGGAGGTCGAGGAGGTGCTGCGCGAACGGAAGCCGATCTACGAAGCCGCCGCCGACCATGTCGTCGGCACGGACGGGCGATCGCCCACCGACATTGCGGACGCCATCCTCGCCCGGCTCTGA
- a CDS encoding glucose 1-dehydrogenase: MSRLQGKVALITGCSVGIGEAIARRFAREGASVVITGRRKNLLDTIVADLAHEGGRAIAVAGSVTDKEHARTAVDQAVRTFGKLNVLVNNAGIGAFGKQLHETDDATWDEVLAVNLTGAFRMTRASVPAMLAAGGGSIINISSIASLVGIPMLAAYSASKGGMDSLTRCTAIDYAKQGIRCNAVNAGLVDTPMAAGLINDPEKLAWVMTMYPLGRPGKPEEVASLVLYLASDESAWVTGGLFPIDGGMTAQ; the protein is encoded by the coding sequence ATGAGCCGCTTGCAGGGGAAGGTCGCGCTGATCACCGGCTGCAGCGTCGGCATAGGGGAGGCGATCGCCCGGCGGTTCGCCCGCGAGGGGGCCTCGGTCGTCATCACCGGCCGGCGTAAGAATCTGCTCGACACGATCGTCGCCGACCTCGCACACGAGGGAGGCCGGGCGATCGCGGTCGCCGGCTCCGTCACCGACAAGGAGCACGCGCGGACAGCCGTGGACCAGGCGGTGCGGACGTTCGGCAAGCTCAATGTGCTGGTCAACAACGCGGGGATCGGCGCTTTCGGAAAGCAACTGCACGAGACAGACGATGCGACCTGGGACGAGGTCCTGGCCGTGAACCTCACCGGCGCCTTCCGTATGACCAGAGCGTCGGTTCCCGCCATGCTCGCGGCCGGCGGCGGCTCGATCATCAACATCTCCTCGATCGCCTCGCTGGTCGGCATTCCCATGCTGGCTGCCTATTCGGCCAGCAAGGGAGGCATGGATTCGCTCACCCGCTGCACCGCGATCGACTATGCCAAGCAGGGCATCCGCTGCAACGCGGTGAACGCGGGGCTCGTGGATACGCCCATGGCCGCCGGCTTGATCAACGACCCGGAGAAGCTGGCCTGGGTGATGACCATGTATCCGCTCGGCCGGCCGGGCAAGCCGGAGGAAGTGGCGAGCCTGGTGCTCTATCTGGCTTCGGACGAATCGGCCTGGGTAACGGGCGGCCTGTTTCCGATCGACGGCGGCATGACCGCCCAGTAA
- a CDS encoding shikimate dehydrogenase → MEINARTQLCGLLGNPVEHSLSPAIHNAAFQKLGLNFVYLAFKVEDLDGAVRGIRALGNLRGFSVTIPHKVAVMPFLDEVEQTAKHIGSVNTILVEQGKLTGYNTDASGALRALQSGGVSLKGNQVLLVGTGGAARAIAFALAATKEVGGLILLGIDEKERLKLAEDLRDRTKLNVESVPLTDQTLRSGIKNSQVLIHSTPIGMHPKVDETCIPASLLAPHLTVMDIVYNPLETRLLREAKAAGCRTIRGLEMFLHQAVAQFELWTGQAAPVEVMRSVLESRFS, encoded by the coding sequence ATGGAGATCAACGCCAGGACCCAGCTCTGCGGACTGCTCGGCAATCCGGTCGAGCATTCCCTCTCACCGGCCATCCACAATGCAGCCTTCCAAAAACTGGGTCTGAACTTCGTCTACCTCGCCTTCAAGGTCGAGGACCTCGACGGCGCCGTCCGCGGCATCCGGGCACTGGGCAACCTGCGTGGATTCAGCGTGACGATTCCCCACAAGGTGGCGGTCATGCCGTTCCTCGACGAGGTGGAGCAGACGGCCAAGCACATCGGCTCGGTCAATACGATCCTGGTGGAGCAGGGAAAACTGACCGGCTACAACACGGACGCCTCGGGCGCGTTGCGGGCCTTGCAGAGCGGGGGCGTTTCGCTCAAGGGCAACCAGGTCCTGCTGGTCGGCACGGGGGGTGCCGCCCGCGCCATCGCCTTCGCACTGGCGGCCACCAAGGAAGTCGGCGGGTTGATCCTGCTGGGCATCGACGAGAAGGAGCGGCTCAAGCTGGCGGAGGATTTGCGGGACCGGACCAAGCTGAATGTCGAATCTGTCCCCCTCACGGACCAGACGCTCCGCAGCGGCATCAAGAACTCGCAGGTCCTCATCCACAGCACGCCGATCGGCATGCATCCGAAGGTGGATGAGACCTGCATTCCCGCCTCCTTGCTCGCTCCGCACCTCACGGTCATGGACATCGTCTACAACCCGTTGGAGACCAGGCTGCTGCGCGAAGCGAAGGCCGCCGGTTGCCGGACGATCAGAGGCCTGGAGATGTTCCTGCACCAGGCGGTGGCCCAGTTCGAACTCTGGACCGGACAGGCGGCCCCCGTAGAGGTCATGCGGTCGGTCCTCGAGTCCCGGTTCTCCTGA
- a CDS encoding acetylornithine transaminase, whose amino-acid sequence MPTDLLQEDEARYLMHTYARWPVSIVRGRGCKVYDLEGREYLDFVGGIAVNLLGYSHPDLVAAIQKQAQQLLHASNLYYTEPQVKLAKTLVDHSFADKVFFGNSGAEANEAAIKLARRYAHLKYGPDRFEIVTMQQSFHGRTMATLTATGQEKVQKGFEPLLPGFTYVPFNDLAAVERALSPATAAVLLEPVQGEGGVRVADRAYLQRLRELCRQRDILLIFDEIQTGMGRTGTLFAYEQLGVAPDIMTLAKGLGGGVPIGACLATDPVAAAFTPGTHASTFGGNPLACAAALAVFEVLLEGKVLEQGRRMGEYLAKGLKDIEERLPVVKEARGLGLLQGLELTIDGKPVAADCLARGLLINCTAERVLRFIPPLIIAQREIDRLLETLSTVLSKRV is encoded by the coding sequence ATGCCGACCGACCTACTGCAAGAGGATGAAGCCCGCTACCTGATGCACACCTATGCCCGCTGGCCGGTCTCCATCGTCCGCGGCCGCGGGTGCAAGGTGTACGACCTGGAAGGACGCGAATATCTCGACTTCGTCGGCGGCATCGCCGTCAATCTGCTGGGGTATTCGCACCCGGATCTGGTCGCGGCCATCCAGAAGCAGGCGCAGCAACTCCTGCATGCCTCCAACCTCTATTACACCGAGCCGCAAGTAAAGCTGGCCAAGACGCTGGTGGACCATTCCTTCGCCGACAAGGTGTTTTTCGGCAACAGCGGCGCCGAGGCGAACGAGGCGGCGATCAAGCTGGCGCGCCGCTATGCCCATCTGAAGTATGGCCCCGACCGGTTCGAGATCGTGACGATGCAGCAGTCTTTTCACGGCCGCACCATGGCGACGCTGACCGCCACCGGCCAGGAGAAAGTGCAAAAGGGGTTCGAGCCGCTGCTGCCCGGCTTCACCTACGTACCCTTCAACGATCTGGCGGCGGTCGAACGGGCGCTGAGCCCTGCCACGGCGGCGGTGCTGCTGGAGCCGGTGCAAGGGGAGGGCGGGGTCCGCGTGGCCGACCGGGCCTACTTGCAGAGACTGCGCGAGTTGTGTCGCCAGCGGGACATCCTGCTGATCTTCGACGAGATCCAGACCGGCATGGGCCGCACCGGAACCCTGTTCGCCTACGAACAATTGGGCGTCGCGCCGGACATCATGACCCTCGCCAAGGGGCTGGGCGGCGGCGTGCCGATCGGCGCCTGCCTGGCGACGGACCCGGTGGCCGCAGCCTTCACGCCCGGGACCCATGCTTCCACCTTCGGCGGGAACCCCCTGGCCTGCGCCGCCGCCCTGGCGGTCTTCGAGGTTTTGCTGGAAGGCAAGGTGTTGGAGCAGGGGCGACGCATGGGGGAGTATTTGGCCAAGGGGCTGAAGGACATCGAAGAGCGGCTCCCCGTCGTGAAGGAGGCGCGCGGGCTCGGACTGCTGCAGGGCCTGGAACTCACGATCGACGGCAAGCCCGTCGCCGCGGACTGTCTGGCGCGCGGCCTCCTGATCAACTGCACGGCGGAACGGGTGCTGCGGTTCATTCCGCCCCTCATCATCGCCCAACGCGAGATCGACCGGTTGCTGGAGACCCTGTCCACGGTCCTCAGCAAGCGGGTCTAG
- a CDS encoding RNA-binding protein, with amino-acid sequence MGTKLYVGSLPYSTTEQELSQLFSQHGTVQSAKVITDRYTGQSRGFGFVEMATGEEAQKAITALNGTELGGRTLVVNEARPQEKRSFGGGGGGGGGESRDRW; translated from the coding sequence GTGGGTACAAAATTGTATGTCGGCAGTCTTCCTTATTCCACCACCGAACAGGAACTGAGCCAGCTCTTTTCCCAGCACGGGACCGTGCAATCGGCCAAGGTCATCACGGACCGCTATACGGGCCAGTCTCGGGGATTCGGGTTCGTGGAGATGGCCACGGGCGAAGAAGCGCAGAAAGCCATCACCGCATTGAACGGCACCGAGCTCGGCGGGCGGACGCTGGTCGTCAATGAGGCCCGGCCGCAAGAGAAGCGCTCCTTCGGCGGAGGAGGCGGGGGCGGGGGCGGCGAGAGCCGGGATCGCTGGTAA
- a CDS encoding 2,3-bisphosphoglycerate-dependent phosphoglycerate mutase produces the protein MARLVLLRHGESQWNLENRFTGWVDVPLSPKGEQEARAAGEKLKGFRFDRAYTSVLKRAIDTLRIVLEITGQTNVPTEQAQALNERMYGDLQGLNKAETAQKYGEQQVKIWRRSYDVRPPGGESLKDTAERALPYYEKQIWPQILAGRTVIVTAHGNSLRALVMHLDRLTKEQVLELNIPTGAPLLYEFDATGAVREHRYL, from the coding sequence ATGGCCCGATTGGTCTTGTTGCGGCATGGAGAATCGCAGTGGAATCTGGAAAACCGCTTTACGGGCTGGGTGGATGTACCCCTCTCGCCCAAGGGCGAGCAGGAGGCCCGCGCAGCGGGGGAGAAGCTGAAAGGCTTTCGGTTCGACCGGGCCTACACGTCGGTCCTGAAACGGGCGATCGACACATTGCGCATCGTGTTGGAGATCACCGGCCAGACGAACGTGCCGACCGAGCAGGCCCAGGCGCTGAACGAACGGATGTATGGGGATTTGCAGGGGCTGAACAAGGCCGAGACGGCGCAGAAATATGGCGAGCAGCAGGTGAAGATCTGGCGGCGCAGCTACGACGTGCGTCCGCCGGGCGGAGAAAGCTTGAAGGACACGGCGGAGCGGGCCCTTCCCTACTATGAAAAACAGATCTGGCCGCAGATTCTCGCCGGGCGCACCGTCATCGTCACCGCCCATGGGAACAGCTTGCGGGCCCTGGTCATGCACCTGGATCGGCTGACGAAGGAGCAAGTCCTGGAGCTGAATATTCCGACCGGCGCGCCCCTGCTCTACGAGTTCGACGCGACCGGCGCCGTCCGCGAGCATCGGTACTTATAG
- a CDS encoding ankyrin repeat domain-containing protein has product MADGTRRGVTLIGGFITRGGGALLGLALAVLCTGCGYQYRWAAVDGDTPALVAQLDAGLDVNTRTTLLGTRLLTLAAAHGHMDTVQALLERKADVNAADITGWAPIHAAAYGGKPEIVQLLLDHGAAIPPSNWYTPSPLALAEMLGHTETIDLLKKVSPAKDKR; this is encoded by the coding sequence ATGGCTGATGGAACGAGAAGGGGCGTCACGTTGATCGGTGGGTTCATTACCAGAGGCGGCGGCGCGTTGCTGGGACTGGCCTTGGCCGTTCTCTGCACAGGCTGCGGTTACCAGTACCGCTGGGCGGCCGTGGACGGAGACACGCCGGCGCTGGTCGCGCAACTGGACGCCGGATTGGACGTCAACACCCGCACCACCCTGTTGGGCACGCGCCTGCTTACCCTCGCCGCCGCTCACGGCCACATGGACACGGTGCAAGCCCTGCTGGAGAGAAAGGCCGACGTGAATGCCGCGGATATCACCGGCTGGGCGCCCATCCACGCCGCCGCCTACGGGGGCAAGCCGGAGATCGTGCAATTGCTCCTGGACCATGGCGCAGCGATCCCGCCGTCCAATTGGTATACGCCGAGCCCCTTGGCGCTGGCGGAAATGCTCGGGCACACGGAAACCATCGACCTGTTGAAGAAGGTCTCTCCGGCCAAGGACAAGCGATAG
- a CDS encoding chlorite dismutase: protein MTTRIGLVALLFAWLALAVPAQAALDREKLLSDPGVYGTFAVFKVDEDWWKLDKAARASATAEVKAVFQKHGDHVAADTYLLRGLSERADFFVRLHSTELLHNQNFLVDLMGTGLGKYLANTATFNGLTKKANYVPALPDDLKATLKTPPDPGPKPYAIVVPIRKDADWWQASQDERNAMMKEHTEASIAYLKTVKRKLYHASGLDDLDFITYFETARLDDFNNLIIALERVKENRHNRQFGHPTLLGTVRPLDEILDILTR from the coding sequence ATGACGACACGTATCGGCCTGGTTGCGTTGCTCTTCGCCTGGTTGGCTCTGGCCGTGCCCGCCCAGGCAGCCCTCGACCGGGAGAAGCTGCTGAGCGACCCCGGCGTCTATGGAACGTTTGCCGTCTTCAAAGTGGACGAAGACTGGTGGAAGTTGGACAAAGCGGCGCGGGCTTCGGCGACGGCGGAGGTGAAGGCCGTGTTTCAGAAGCACGGCGACCATGTCGCAGCCGACACCTATTTGCTCCGGGGGCTGTCGGAACGGGCGGATTTTTTCGTCCGCCTCCATTCCACCGAGCTGCTGCACAACCAGAATTTTCTCGTGGACCTGATGGGGACGGGGCTCGGCAAGTATCTGGCGAACACCGCCACGTTCAACGGCCTGACCAAGAAGGCCAACTATGTGCCGGCGTTGCCCGACGATCTCAAGGCCACGTTGAAAACCCCGCCCGATCCCGGTCCCAAGCCCTATGCGATCGTCGTGCCGATCCGCAAGGACGCAGACTGGTGGCAGGCCTCCCAGGATGAGCGCAACGCGATGATGAAGGAGCACACCGAGGCCTCGATCGCCTACCTGAAAACCGTCAAACGCAAGCTCTATCACGCCAGCGGGCTGGACGACCTCGACTTCATCACCTACTTCGAAACCGCCAGGCTGGACGACTTCAACAACCTGATCATTGCGCTGGAGCGGGTGAAGGAGAACCGCCACAATCGACAATTCGGGCATCCCACGCTGCTCGGTACCGTCCGCCCGCTGGATGAGATCCTGGACATTCTGACCCGGTAG